The candidate division WOR-3 bacterium nucleotide sequence GAGTAAAAAGATGAAAGCTTTGAAAGAAAAATTGTTTTTGTGCGGCTCGTTCCTTTTTTTTATAACCTTGTCGTTATTTTTACCAAAATCCCTCTTTTCACAAGATATAAATCTACCGGAAATGCACGCTACTCTGTCAATCCAATACAATTCATATTTCGGGGAAGACGACACCGTTCTGGGATACCTCGTTCCGGATGACAATTTTGAAATGCGTTATGCTGCAGTTGAATTCGAGGACGAATTGAACGATTATGTCGAGTATAATTTCGGAATAGGAGCCGCAAGTTGTCAGGGTTCAGGCAGCCAAATCAGCTTGATGGAAGCCGGAATCTTCTTTAAACCCTTTGATTTTGTGAAATTTGGTTTTTCCAAAGGGCATATTATGCGAGGTTTCGAGGCCTATGAAGGATGCCCCGAGGTTTTGACCGCGGAAAAACCGCGCTTTATCAACACCTTTTCGGTGTCATGCCACCCCATGGGCGCAGTTATCCTTTTGGACTACAACTGGACTGATTTAACAGGCCTTTCCGTCCAGCTCTCTTATCTTAACGGCTCTCAGAGAAACACAGCCGAAAAAGAACATGATATAAACGCCGGTATGGTTTTTCGGACGCCAATTCAAGGTCTTTCTTTAGCAGGATTCTACAACGATCTGAAACTGGATTTTGAATACGACAATACATTGGACAAAGCGTCAAGAAGCGGATTCGGTTTTGACTATGAAGATTTCAACATTAATTTAAGGGGTGAATACTATACAGGCAAAGGGTTTTTCAGTTCATATCCTGAAGTCAAATCAGAAGACCTTCAGATGAGCGCTTATTATATTGAAGGCGGTTACAAAATAAAAATAAATTCGGAGATATTTCCCTTCATTCAACCCTACATGATGTACCAATCCTGGGACAAAGCTAACAACACCGACGGTGAACATGTCTGGACTTATTTGACCGCAGGGATGACTTTTGGCCTCGGTTCTGAGAACACAAAACTGCGGCTTGACTTCGAAACATCTTTGAATTTTCCTGAAGACACACCTCGTGAAGCGAGCCGAGTTTTAGTCAGACTTCAAACGCATTTTTAAACTCAAGGAGCAAAAATGAATATTTTGAAAATTTTATTTGCGATAACATCGGTGCTATTTTTCCCCGTTGAACATTCCCTCAACTCACAGACAATCGAGCCAATCTACGACATGTTTACCGACCCAGACCATGCTACAGGACACCCTGTAGGGGAACTATGGGTGGCAGATTACGCTCCCCTCAGCAACTATCAGAGGATAATGATCATGTTCGATCTTTCCGCATATACCGGAGGGAAGGTCGACAGCGCTTTTTTAAACCTTGACAGATTTTTTGGCTGCCCCAGCGGAACACCTACAAATGTAAAATTATACGCAATAACTGAAACTTGGAACGAATCCTGGCCGGAAAACGTTCACATTTCTCATGGGACGACAGAATGGGCAAGTTACAGTTTTATTGTCAATGGATGGCACAGAATAGATATCACATCACTCGTAAATTCCTGGCTCGACGAGTCCGTGGCTAATTACGGCCTGGTTTTAAGAGGTCTGTCCGGAAGTAAATGGAGCAAGTTTTATTCACGGGAAGCTTCACCCGGCTTCTGCCCTTATCTTGAACTTGTCAACTACACCGGCGTGGATGAATCCCAGGGCAACATTTCCCGAATCATTGAAATCAACGCCTATCCGAATCCATTCTATTCACATTGTCAAATAACAGTTCCAGAAGTATCATCAATTGAAATAGTGGCTTTGGACGGAAGAGTAATTTATGGGGCTGAAAACTTTCGGGGCAACTTCACATGGAAGCCCAGTGAATCGGAAAAAAGCGGCGTCTATTTCGTCAGGGCTCTGTCCAACGGTCAAAACTTTTTCAGAAAAATCACTTACATCAAATAAACTTAATCCTAGGAGGAGACATGAGCCTTTTTTTCACAATTATTTCAGTGATTACAGCAATCGCCTGCCCTTTAGATCCCTTTTCAGGCGATTCACCTCTCGATCCCGCTCCACCGATATATTTGACAGAAAACACAGGCCGGGGTCTGGGAGACATTCTTCTTACAATTGATGTTCTTGCCCTGGGAATCGACGGGCCGAGCGGACTGAGCTGGGATGGTCAGTATTTATACGTAGCCTCCTTGCTGAAAGACTCTGTTTTTGTTCTGGATCCTTTCGTACCCGCAATCATCAACAAATGGGCGACGGACGCTTTCGCGGCTAGTCCCTATGGGGTCGCTTTTGATCAAAACCTCTGGGTAACCCATATATCCCCCGACACTGCGAGAGAATACACGGTTTCTGGAACAGCGACCGGCAACGCATTTTGCACCGAACCGAGCGGAGCTCTTTATTGCGCAGATGGAAGCGAATGGTGGCAAAGCGGTGAAGTCTGGTTTATCGGGATTGGATCCGCTTGCGGAAACCAGGCGATCAAGTTTTCTGTCCCCTCCGGCACGGTTCTCGATTCAATAGGAGATCCTGCCTGGACTTATATCTCTCAGCGCGGGATGACCTATGATCCTTTCAATCAGAAATTCTGGATCGGGGGATGGAACAGCGATTCAGTTTGGGAGTTGAACACAGACGGATCTCCTACTGGAAGAACTTTTTTCATGGACGGTTGCGCCGGCATTGCCTACGACTGGCAGTCGACATACCACCCGACTCCAGTACTTTGGATTTCAAGACAGGCGGCAGACCAAATTGTAATGGTAGATGCCGACAATCCAGCCATGGGGGTCGAAGAATACCCTGTCGAAAATTCATCTAAAGGCGGATTTCGCTTGGTTTCGCTGACCGACCAGAGCAATCGGGTTGAATTCAGGATTTACACTCCAGCCGGGGGGCAAGTACATTTCAGTGTTTACGATATAATTGGCTGTAATATTCTGGAAAGAAATCTTGTCAACCTCAACCAGGGTTACAACACAATTTACTGGGATAGAAAGGATGAACAAGGTCACGACGTATCCGCCGGAGTATATTTCGTCAGATTAAACAATTCAGAAACCACAGAAACAGGAAAATTCATGATTATGCTTTAGAAGCAGACAATATAATTATTTTTCTTTAACATCGTATAAAAACTTTTGAGAAATTTTATGGGTATTTAGTTCAGAATATAGTTGTTTATTTGATTTGGAATTTTTAAGTATTTGATGAACAACTCTTGGAATAACATGCTAAATTAGTCTTTTAAGGTTTTTATTGCCTCTTGTTATTTTGACAATTACATCTCATTAAAAATTCATTGGTCCGGAAATACACAAAAAATGTCATGTACCGAGATTTATGGTATAAAATTGTGTCGCTCCAAAAGGAGCGAACAAATGAAAATTATTTTCCCCTTCATTTTTTTGACACTTTTATTGACCCAGGCAAATTTATCCTCCGAATCCACGCTCATGCTGGAAATAAAAATCATCAACTCTCTCCCGATCGGCTGGGGAACTCTTTATAGATGCGAACTGCAGGAGGTTATTGATGGTGAAATGACCGGTATAGACAGCACATTCACCTTGAGCGCTTCAGTAGGAAGCGAAAATATGTTCGAAAACATTCACTCTCTGGTCATCGGAGATGTTTATTTGATGAGTTTTATCAAAACTGACAAGACCACAAAAAATCCTCATATCCCCGCGGGGACTACCGGTATGATGGACAAAACCGGAGTTATTTGGAACCTTGTATATTTACAGAAAAAAGAATGAATGTTCTGTACAAATATATATTACTCAATCACAAAAAAAGTCTCCGTTACTTTCCAGCATTCAGTTCTGAAGTTCGTAAAATAGACACCCGCAGGAAAATCCGCAATATCTATTTCGACTGAATTCTCCCCTTTTGAATACTTTTTTTGCGCCATAAAGAAGACGCCCTGTCCGAGTATATTATAAACAGATATCTCGGCATGAGTGTCAGTGTTCAGATGAAAAGAGACATTCAAAGTTCTGTTTGACGGCATTAGAGACATCATAAATTCAGAACCTGTCAGCTCGACGCGCTCTTCTTCGACTGCCGTTCCCCCGTCTTGAGTGCATAGAATCGTCCCGCTGTCTCCGCCGACCCATCCTCTCAACGAATCGAGAAAAAATACTGTCTTCAGGTCGCGATTTGTTCCCGAATTCTGACTGCCCCAGTCAACCCCGCCGTTATCAGTGTAGAGTATTGTCCCATCGTCTCCGACTATCCATCCCATGTTTTCGTTGAAGAAATAAACATCTTCGAGATTATCCGTCACACCTGACACCTGCTGATTCCAACTCCCTCCGTTGTCGGTTGTCTTGTAAACACAACCATACCAACCCACTGCCCACCCGACATTTTGATCGATGAAAAAAATGCTTCTCAATGGAGGGATATCTCCTGTCAGGATGGTATTCGGAATCCAATTATCGCCGCCGTTGGTAGTCATATACAAAATCCCCTTAGCAATATTGCTCATACCGACTGCGTATCCGTTGAATGAGTCGTGAAAGAATAAGTTTTTAAAGTATCCATTAGTTAAAGTATATTGAAGTGGCATGACGCCCGGATTAAATATATTGCCTGTATGGCAAATATGATGTTCGGTTAGAGTCCAGCATTGGATGGAGTCTATAATGCATATTCTCTTCACAGGTTCAACCGAGTTAATCCATGCGAATGTATCCCATTGAACTCCGCCGTTCTCTGTCTTAAAAATCATACCAAAAGTTCCTAAAGGATAAAAAGGATTGTCGGCGGGTTCCCATATATCGCCTGCGGCAAAGCCGAAGTTTTCATTGTAGAAATAAAGACAATTCTGGTGACACCAGTCGCTGAAAATAATTGCGTTCCAGTTAACACCTCCGTCAGTAGTCTTGTACAACCGGCTTGAGTCTTCATAGACTTCGTCGAAATCGAGTGTCAAATAACCCACTGTGTCGTTGAGGAACTGAACATCGCAGACAGGTAGGGTGTCGTTGACGTTTATCTCCGTCCATCCCAACAATGGGACCGCAAAACCGAATAGTGCGATCAGCAATGCTTCAATTTTCAAGATTTTCATCGCCCCTCCTTAAGTAAGCAAATTAAAAAAACCTTGTTATCTTGAAAGGCAGGATTCGATTTTACTTAAATAGTGGAATCATGAACTTGAATCCTCCGCTTTCGACTGCACCGACAGCAAAATCCGGATACTCCCATTGCAGTTCATGACCGTCCACGGAAAAATTCTCCCAATACCGGAAATAGAGGGTTTCGGTAATTGGTATGATTGAAATATCGTTTCCCGTCTGATTTTAATCGAAATCTTCGCTGAAATACATTTCTTTTGTGAGAAGATCCAGAAAAGGGCTGAATTCTCCAGTACCCGAGACTGATTGAGGGGCAATCTCTTTTTCCCGGAGTTTCCCACACAGAAGCTATTTCATAGCTTTCGATTTTTCCAGTCCCATTTATCTGTGACATCGGTATTACACCATGCGATCTCGTCGGACCCGCCGGCACTTCAAACCATGCGTCGAAGGCGAGTTAAATCGAAAGTCCAAACTTGACGTCGTCGAATTTTCCGATTGATGTATATGAGCTAAATCCGCACTGTTCACCGTAACAGCTGGTCTGCCTGTTGTAACTTAAACCGATAATTATGTCGTAACGGGCCGAACCCCCGAAAACAGTTTTTTCCCCGTGTTCAGAACAAAGAGGTAAAACTATAAAAAATAGTGCTGTTTTTTCATATTCTCCTCTCTTTTTAATCTTATTGAAATTTAAAACAACGGGTAGAAAATTACAACTTTCGTTTAATAATTGTGATTAAAAAAAAATAACTTCTTTTTTTGAAGCCTCCCAAAACCCGCATCTTCTTAATATAACAATGTCACTGGATTTCATATACTTAATCAACTTCATTTCAGACAATCCAAGACTAAGAGTTCTTTTTATTATTATTGACGGCAGAAAAGAGATAAAATAAAAAAAAGGGAGGTTTATAATGAAATTATTACTCTTTTATGCTTTTATTTTTATGAATCTCAATTTATTTGCTCAGATCACGGAAGGGCTTTATAAAAGTTCGGAAGATTCCTTCAAAAAGAATTTCTACCTTTATGTCCGAGGAGACAGTGCGACTCTTTACGGATGGGATTTACTTGTCTTTGTTGACACGTCAGGAACTGACACCATACACTATAAAGCCTGCGCCGAATTTTCAATGTTGGACAGTTCATACATCTCTATGAATTTCAAAAATCATGAATTTTCACGAGAATCATTTTTATCTGAAAATTTCGACAGTACGGATATACTCGCTGAAAATGACTCAGGTTTAATTTTCCCTTACGTAAACATGTTCGGCGGGATTAAGGATGGTAAATTATACATGTACGCAGTTAAATTCACCTACCTGAGCAACACGGATAATTTTATATTTGAACTTCAAGCCGACACCTCGTCACTGTTTTCTGCGACAATCCGGGGTTTGAATACACCTGACAGCGCTGACGCGATAAAATCCCTTTCCGAGGTTTATCCCGAATTCTTCGAGCCCGATTACGATACAACAGGCTTGATAGAATGCACTGCAGTGCTTCACGGTGTTTGGCCAACCCAAAAGTGTAGACAGTCCTTCGTATTCACTTTCGAAGTATTTGAAGGACTGCCTGATTCGATGATTTACGACGGAATGTTTTCCGTCGAACTATGGGACGATGCGGCCGCGTGTTTTATGAAATACATGGAATTTAAAAAAGCGGAAGAAGACACCATCAGACCCTCTTATTACGGCTTGGTCTTTCCCGACAGAGATATATATCTTGTCCTTAAATTATTAAAAAAATACAGCCCAAATTATTACTATCTCTGCGACGCTGTTTTAATCGAAGGCCAAAAATAACCTCTTGCTCCTAAATACCTGATCGAAAAATTCCGTGGATTTATGGTAAAACAGAAAAATAAATACAATAAAAAAACGCATTGCCTCGTCTTATAAATAAAAAGGGTCTGTGGATGTAATATTAAATTGGATTATGCCACATCTTGAATCTTCAGATCTTTTTTGTAACAGGATAAAAAAAATAAACATCAACTATAAGGAGGCATAAATGAAGCCAAGAGGACCTCTGATGATAGAGCACCGTTTGATAGAAAAAATGTTGAAATTAGCTGAAAAGGAACTGGAATCTATCAAAAAAAACAAATCTGTCGATCCTCTTTTCATCGACGCAATCGTAGATTTTATCCGAACATACGCCGACCGTACGCACCATGGCAAAGAAGAAGACATACTTTTCAAAGAATTGGAAAATAAGATACTTGACGCCAAAGACACAAAGGGCATGCAGGAACTGATAGACGAGCATATTTCAGCGAGGAAAGCAGTAAAAGAACTTGTCGAAGCAAAAACAAAATTCATCCATGGTGATTCAAGCAGTATTGAGACGATAATTGATAAATTGACCTTTCTGACAAATTTTTATCCGGTACATATAGAAAAAGAGGACAAGGTTTTTTTCCCTGACACCGAAAAATACTTTTCAGATGAAGAATTAGATAATATGCTGAAAGAATTCTTGGAGTTTGACAGGAAAATGATCCATGAGAAATACAATAAACTCTATCAACTTTTATCTGAAAATTATTGACATCCCACTGAATCGATATTCTATTCTATAAAGCAACAAAACCGGATTACCATTGTGGCATGATACAAAGTTTCAAAGGCGAAAAAAATGGATAAAATTAAGGATTCGGTAAAAATCATCAGAAAAAATGGAATCAATTTCATTCTTGATGACAAAAACAGAATTATCAAGAAAAAACCCTGGCTCGGTGATTTATTTTCATTTCTTTATGATAAAATTATGAAAAATTCTGTTTTCCCCAAAAGGTTGAGCGCTTCCTTCAAAGAGCATTATAAGATTCTTGAGAAAATATACGAAAACATAGAAAACAAAACAATTCTTGAGTTCGCGACCGGAAGCGGAGACATCATAAAACTGTTGAATAACAACAATTCATATACTGGTTTAGACATAAGCCCTGGTCTTCTTCGTTTAGCAAAAAGAAAACTGGGAAAATATGCATTTGATAAATTTGAACTCTACTGCGTGGACGCGTTAGACACACCTTTTCAGAATTATTCCTTTGACATTGCAATATGCAATCTTTCATTGAATTTTTTCCATAATATAGAGAGATTTATTTCA carries:
- a CDS encoding DNRLRE domain-containing protein, encoding MNILKILFAITSVLFFPVEHSLNSQTIEPIYDMFTDPDHATGHPVGELWVADYAPLSNYQRIMIMFDLSAYTGGKVDSAFLNLDRFFGCPSGTPTNVKLYAITETWNESWPENVHISHGTTEWASYSFIVNGWHRIDITSLVNSWLDESVANYGLVLRGLSGSKWSKFYSREASPGFCPYLELVNYTGVDESQGNISRIIEINAYPNPFYSHCQITVPEVSSIEIVALDGRVIYGAENFRGNFTWKPSESEKSGVYFVRALSNGQNFFRKITYIK
- a CDS encoding T9SS type A sorting domain-containing protein, with protein sequence MSLFFTIISVITAIACPLDPFSGDSPLDPAPPIYLTENTGRGLGDILLTIDVLALGIDGPSGLSWDGQYLYVASLLKDSVFVLDPFVPAIINKWATDAFAASPYGVAFDQNLWVTHISPDTAREYTVSGTATGNAFCTEPSGALYCADGSEWWQSGEVWFIGIGSACGNQAIKFSVPSGTVLDSIGDPAWTYISQRGMTYDPFNQKFWIGGWNSDSVWELNTDGSPTGRTFFMDGCAGIAYDWQSTYHPTPVLWISRQAADQIVMVDADNPAMGVEEYPVENSSKGGFRLVSLTDQSNRVEFRIYTPAGGQVHFSVYDIIGCNILERNLVNLNQGYNTIYWDRKDEQGHDVSAGVYFVRLNNSETTETGKFMIML
- a CDS encoding T9SS type A sorting domain-containing protein is translated as MKILKIEALLIALFGFAVPLLGWTEINVNDTLPVCDVQFLNDTVGYLTLDFDEVYEDSSRLYKTTDGGVNWNAIIFSDWCHQNCLYFYNENFGFAAGDIWEPADNPFYPLGTFGMIFKTENGGVQWDTFAWINSVEPVKRICIIDSIQCWTLTEHHICHTGNIFNPGVMPLQYTLTNGYFKNLFFHDSFNGYAVGMSNIAKGILYMTTNGGDNWIPNTILTGDIPPLRSIFFIDQNVGWAVGWYGCVYKTTDNGGSWNQQVSGVTDNLEDVYFFNENMGWIVGDDGTILYTDNGGVDWGSQNSGTNRDLKTVFFLDSLRGWVGGDSGTILCTQDGGTAVEEERVELTGSEFMMSLMPSNRTLNVSFHLNTDTHAEISVYNILGQGVFFMAQKKYSKGENSVEIDIADFPAGVYFTNFRTECWKVTETFFVIE
- a CDS encoding hemerythrin domain-containing protein, whose product is MKPRGPLMIEHRLIEKMLKLAEKELESIKKNKSVDPLFIDAIVDFIRTYADRTHHGKEEDILFKELENKILDAKDTKGMQELIDEHISARKAVKELVEAKTKFIHGDSSSIETIIDKLTFLTNFYPVHIEKEDKVFFPDTEKYFSDEELDNMLKEFLEFDRKMIHEKYNKLYQLLSENY
- a CDS encoding class I SAM-dependent methyltransferase, encoding MDKIKDSVKIIRKNGINFILDDKNRIIKKKPWLGDLFSFLYDKIMKNSVFPKRLSASFKEHYKILEKIYENIENKTILEFATGSGDIIKLLNNNNSYTGLDISPGLLRLAKRKLGKYAFDKFELYCVDALDTPFQNYSFDIAICNLSLNFFHNIERFISETSRILKEDGIFYCSVPVPERKNLKAEIHGTLYKIEDLKALFENNNFSFETLPFENGSLLYFKAVASRKK